DNA sequence from the Chroogloeocystis siderophila 5.2 s.c.1 genome:
ACGAGTTGGTATTTGCTTGTACAGGCATCTTACCTGTTAACATTTCAAACATCATTACACCCAAACTGTAGATATCTGACCGATTGTCGAGTTCCTTACCCTCAATTTGTTCAGGCGAGGAATACGCCCATGTTCCCAAGTAGTAGTTTGTTTGAGAACTATCTGATTGCAGTAGTTTCGCAATCCCAAAATCAAGAATCTTGACTAATTCCCCAAAACTAGGGTTGGGTGTGACTAAAACGTTGCTGGGCTTGATGTCACGGTGAATAATCGGACAAAGTTCCCCATCAACCGGAATACCATCATGTGCTGCTTGAAGTCCTAAGCCGAGTTGACGCGCAAAACTCAAAAACCGTGTCAAAGTGAGTGGTTGTATTCGGACAATCTCACTTAAACTTTCTCCTTGCAAGTATTCCATTACATAATATGGAATTCGATTTTCGTCTACGCCGTAGTCCATGACGCGGACAATGTGAATACTTTTTTGACCAAGAAGCGCGCAAGTTTTAGCCTCGCGTTCAAATCGTTCCTGTACTCTAATTTTGTTGTTTTGAATCGAGAGCGCGAGAAATTTAATGGCAACAGGTACACCACCCAACAATAGGTCATTGGCGAGATAAACTTGACCCATAGCTCCTGTTCCAATGAGTTCTTGAAGTTGATACCGCTGAGCAATTAAGCGACCAATGTTGGGATCTGTCATACGAAGTTAAATCGACCAGTGATAGGGTTTTATGGCACTAGCCAGTATTAGCTGTGTAATAAAGAACATTAATCTGCTGCTTGGGTTTATATGTTAGCTAAACAACAGCACCTGAAAAGCATTACACAGACTAGTTACAAGACAAACTTAACCTCAATTGTAAGAAATCTCCAAGCGGGATTATACTGAGAAGTTGGCTTTGTTTGGTACTCTAATAGGGATTAGGGACTAATACCATTTCATTTTGAAATTACTACAAATAGGGAGCAAAGGAGAAATGATGTGTAGTTTTTATTTCGTGAAATGGTTTATTACCAAATTGGCAGAAAAAAGTCAAGTGATAAGCTAAGCTGGAAAAATGACAAGAAAAGCCCATCGAGAACGCCATCTTTCCAGTGAAGACCTGAAAGCTCGTTATAGCTCAACACTAGATAAAGTAGGATGTACAACAAGCGCAACTGTGGCAGGTACTGGAAGGCAAAGCACCGGATGGTGGGTTGTGGAATGGTCGCAAGGTAGCAGATTGGTTAAGTGAACTGACAGGAAAACGTATCAGTCGCCATCGGGGGTGGGAGTATCTACAACAAATGAGATATAGACTGCGTGTTCCGCGACCAGAACATGGGGAGAGTGACCTTCTAGAGCAAGAAAATTGGAAAAAACTGAATTTGAGGCTCAAGTTTCTTCAAGCTCGATATCCAAACGCTGAAATCGAGGTGCGGTGCATGGACGAACATCCTCTAGGTTAGGCATCTTCCAATCTCATCAAATCCATTGGTATCGTCAAAACATTCATCGTGCTTTAGTCCTACTTCCCATAGATAATCATGTTCTGCCGCAGTTATTATCTTCATTAGAAGAATTACTTAGTTTCGCTTTCTTAATAGAAAATTTCTCATAATGAGCCGCTAATCTGACTAGGATAAGCGATCGCGTAGGTACACATATACAAAATACTTTTACGAAATAACTACTGCTTGCCCTATTTCCGCCGATTGCCTTGCGGCATCTGCAACTTTCAATGTGTACAAACTCGCAGTTGGACTCACGTACATATCCGTATTTGTCAACAAGTGATTTAACACCATCTCTGTATCTTTAGCAAATAAACCACGGCGCGAACCGACTTCAATCAATGTTGTTTGTTCTGCTTGCACTAACTTACCAGCATCACCTTCAAAAATTAACCCGCCTTTTTCGCCGTGAATCTCAAACTTGCGTTCATCTTGCCATAAAGTTTCGCCTTTAGCGTAGGTTACATCAGCAATGACACCACTCGTAAACTGAAGTTGAGCCGTACACAAACAAGCTTGATAAAACTCACCTTCACCCCAATGACGATTTTGACAACGAACTGATGCGACTTCACCAAATAAATCTGTCAGGCGATGTAAGCGCGAAAGTGCTGCAATAAGGGGAAAACCAAATAAGTCTTTATGATACGTCCATTTGTGTGGCGCAGGATGTTGAGGTGTCACTGTCGCGTAGCGGGCGTAAAAAACTTCACCAATTGTCGGTAAATTCTGCTTTAGCGCTTGGTGTAAGCCACCGAGTAGTTCGATGTGCTCAACGTGGAGCATTTTATCTCGATCGCGCGCCAAGGTAACAATATTTTCAGCTTCTGTAACATCGAGTGCTAGCGGATATTCTACTACTACGTGTTTATTATTTTGCAATGCTGCTGTTGCGATCGCACCGTGTTCTTTATTAACATTTGATATAACAACTAAATCTATGTCAGCTTGTACTAAGTCCACCCAAGATGTTAACGCCTCGGCTTGATAGGTTTGGGCAAACTCTTGCGTTTTTTCTGGTGTATGACCAACAATGGCAACAACTTGCGATCGCTCATCTTTCTGAAACGTTTCCGCCCTCAATTTCGCCGCATACCCAGTACCAACAATCCCTACACGTACCAAACGCTCTTCAGAATAACCAAACCCACGCATCTTAGTTCTTCCCCTTCACTACTCTCTA
Encoded proteins:
- a CDS encoding Gfo/Idh/MocA family protein; the encoded protein is MRGFGYSEERLVRVGIVGTGYAAKLRAETFQKDERSQVVAIVGHTPEKTQEFAQTYQAEALTSWVDLVQADIDLVVISNVNKEHGAIATAALQNNKHVVVEYPLALDVTEAENIVTLARDRDKMLHVEHIELLGGLHQALKQNLPTIGEVFYARYATVTPQHPAPHKWTYHKDLFGFPLIAALSRLHRLTDLFGEVASVRCQNRHWGEGEFYQACLCTAQLQFTSGVIADVTYAKGETLWQDERKFEIHGEKGGLIFEGDAGKLVQAEQTTLIEVGSRRGLFAKDTEMVLNHLLTNTDMYVSPTASLYTLKVADAARQSAEIGQAVVIS